The genome window GGCGGCAGCGGCTTGCCCGCCACCTGCGGCTCCGCACCGGTCGCGATGCGTACGACCTCGACGGCCGCCCCGTTCCCCGGCGCGATGCCGCGGGCGCTCGGGATCGTCAGATCCGTGTTCGACGCGAACCACGGAACTCCGCGCGCAATGGCGTAACACGCCTCCGCGAACCGCCCCCACGGCAGCTCGGGCCCGCCATAGCCCTGCACCACCGCCACCGGGTCGTCGTCGGCCGACTCGACCGGCACGAGCCCCCGCTCCCGCAGCGCGACCCGCAGCCCCTCGCCACCGATCACCAGCACCCGCGCCCCGGCGGGCACCTGCTCACTGATCAGCCTGGCCACCGCCTGCGCGGACGTGATGACGTCCGAGGCACCCGTCGGTATCCCCAGCTCCGTCAGATGCTCGGCCACCACGTCCGGCGTACGCAGCGCGTTGTTCGTCACGTACGCCAGATGCATCCCGCCCCGGCTCGCCGCGCCCAGCGACTCCACAGCGTGCGCGATCGCGATCCCACCCGCATACACCACGCCGTCCAGGTCGAGCAGCGCCGTGTCGTACGCCTCGCTCAGGGGCGCATCACTGCCCTCGGGCCGCGTCCTGACGGTCTGGCTCATTACGCATCGCTCCTCGTTCGATCGCCTTCCCCCGATCATCCCGCACGGCGCTGACACACTTACGATGCATCAATGAACACTGCAGGTGGCGGGGACGTACCGGCGCACACGGGCCTTGACCTGGCCCCCTTCCAGGGCCTGCGCTACGACCCTGACCGCGTCGGCAGCCTCGCCGCGGTCACCTCACCGCCGTACGACGTGGTCGTGCGCCCGGACGGACTCCTCCATCTGGAGTCGGCGGACCCGCACAACATCGTGCGCCTCATACTGCCCCAGGCGGCCACCCCGGCGGCACGCACCAAGCAGGCGGCGGAGACCCTGCGCCGCTGGCTCGCCGAGGGCGTCCTGAGGACCGACACCGAGCCCGGCCTGTACGTCTACGAGCAGCGGGGCGGCGGGGTGCTCCAGCGCGGCCTCATAGGGGCGCTGCGCGTCTCGGAGCCCTCGGAGGGTGTGGTGCTGCCCCACGAGGACGTCATGCCGCACGTCGTCGCGGACCGTGCGGCTCTGATGCGCGCCACCTGCGCCAACCTCGAACCCCTGCTGCTCACCTACCGCGGCAACGGCTCCGAGACCGGTGCGACGGCCGTCGTCGAGCGCACCGTCGAACGCCTGCCACTGCTCGCCACCACCACGGAGGACGGTTTCAGCCACCGCCTGTGGTCGGTGACGGATCCCGACGCCCTTGCGGAGATCCGGGCCGACCTGGCCCGGCAACAGGCCCTGATCGCAGACGGCCACCACCGCTGGGCGACCTACGTGCGTCTACGCGCGGAGCACACCTCCCCGAGCCCGTGGGACTACGGCCTTGTCCTGCTGGTGGACACCGCCCGCTACCCGCTGAGGGTCCGGGCGATCCACCGCCTCCTGCACCGGCTCCCGGTCGCCGAGGCGCTGTCCGCCCTGGACGGCCTGTTCCGCGTGCGGGACCTGCACCTGCCGCTGCCCGAGGCCCTGGAGG of Streptomyces cynarae contains these proteins:
- a CDS encoding HAD hydrolase-like protein is translated as MSQTVRTRPEGSDAPLSEAYDTALLDLDGVVYAGGIAIAHAVESLGAASRGGMHLAYVTNNALRTPDVVAEHLTELGIPTGASDVITSAQAVARLISEQVPAGARVLVIGGEGLRVALRERGLVPVESADDDPVAVVQGYGGPELPWGRFAEACYAIARGVPWFASNTDLTIPSARGIAPGNGAAVEVVRIATGAEPQVAGKPLPPMHRETILRTGAERPLVVGDRLDTDIEGAFNGGVDSLLVLTGVTDGAQLLAARPQHRPTYVDADLRGLLTGQPEVVAAGGGFRCGGWTATAQEERLQLEGDGEALDGLRALCAAAWGAAGEGSCGLDGGKALARLGL
- a CDS encoding DUF1015 domain-containing protein — its product is MNTAGGGDVPAHTGLDLAPFQGLRYDPDRVGSLAAVTSPPYDVVVRPDGLLHLESADPHNIVRLILPQAATPAARTKQAAETLRRWLAEGVLRTDTEPGLYVYEQRGGGVLQRGLIGALRVSEPSEGVVLPHEDVMPHVVADRAALMRATCANLEPLLLTYRGNGSETGATAVVERTVERLPLLATTTEDGFSHRLWSVTDPDALAEIRADLARQQALIADGHHRWATYVRLRAEHTSPSPWDYGLVLLVDTARYPLRVRAIHRLLHRLPVAEALSALDGLFRVRDLHLPLPEALEVLADAACAGNAYLLAGDGAFHLVDQPSPDLLARTVPADRPQAWRTLDATVLHAALLEHVWRIPEDSPQHIAYIHDTAATVEKAERDGGTAVLMHPVREEVVRALARQGVTMPRKSTSFGPKPASGLVLRALEL